CGGTGCGTTCGACAATCCATTCATCGCTGGTATCCACCTTCGCGGCCAGTTCTGCATTGGTCACCAAACGCTTCGGCAGGGCCGAACCGCTACCACGCACGATCGAACGGATCACTTCGAAGCGTCTCCCTGTTGGCCGGCACTTGCGCCAGCTTGCCCATTTACGGCCCCGGTCTGGAGTTCCGCAAGATCAGCCATGATCCGTTCCGTGAGATTTTCCTCAAGAAGACGGGCCGTCACGGCGACCGCGTTGGCCACCCCGGCTGCATTGGCACTGCCGTGGCTCTTCACGACAATGCCGTTGAGCCCCAAAAACACAGCGCCATTATGATTGTTCGGATCAAGATGATGACGAATCAATTCCGTCGCCGGGCGCGAAATCAGAAAACCGAACTTCGAACGCAACGAACTGCGGAAGCTCCGTTTGAGCAGATCGCCAACAAAGCGTGCGGCGCCTTCCAGCGCCTTCAACGCAATATTGCCGGAGAAACCATCAGTCACAACCACTTCGACATCGCCGCGATTGATCTTGTCGGCTTCGACGAAGCCTTCGAAATGCAAGGAAAGACCCGTGGCGGCACGCAGATGCGCAGCCGCCTTCTGCAACTCGTCCGTCCCCTTGATTTCCTCGGTGCCGATATTCAGCAATCGCACACGCGGTGCATCAAGGCCGGTAATGATCCGCGAATAGGCCGCACCCATGACAGCGAACTGCACGAGATTACGGGCATCGCACTCGGTATTGGCACCGAGGTCGAGCATGATCACGTCATTTTCGCCCAATGTGGGAATACGCGCCGCAAGCGCAGGCCGATCGATCCCGGGCATCGTGCGCAGGGCGAGCTTGGCCATCGCCATCAGGGCACCGGTATTGCCGGCACTGACCGCAGCGCCAGCATCACCCTGCTTCACAGCATTGATCGCCAGCCCCATCGATGTGGTTCTGGCGCGACGCAATGCCTGCGTAGGCTTCTCATCACCGGAAACGACATCCTCCGCATGGAGGATTTCGGAGGCCGCATGCATGTTAGGATGATTTTCGAGCGCACGCTTGATGCGCGCCTCATCCCCGACAAGCAGAAATTTGAACCGGTCGTGGTGGCGCCGCGCGAGCGCAGCGCCTTCAACCATCACACGGACACCTTCATCCCCGCCCATCGCATCGACGGCGATACGCGGCAGACTCATGTCAGCGTACTCCGGTTAAAGAGGCTCAGAGCCCCACTGCGAGGATTTCGCGGCCGTTATAGTGCCCGCAGTGCGAGCAAAGATTGTGCGGACGCTTCAGTTCGCCACAGTTCGAACACTCATGGAAAGCTTCCACTTTCAGAGCATCATGAGCGCGACGGTTGCCCCGACGGTGAGGCGATACTTTTCTCTTGGGGACAGCCATTTCGGCACCTGTTCCTGCAAACTAGACTATATTGAAGCCGCCCTAGGCGATGCTCCGAGAATGCACAAGCCCGTGTTGGCCCCATGCATCACAGCGGTTCATCCGGCGACGAAGGCGCGGCCTATAGCGAATTTCCCGAAGGTTGCAAGCACCGCCTGACGCTTGCTAGCTCTGTCTGCCAACAACAATGAGGGGGCCTGCATGATTCTGACCACTACTCTGAGCGCCGCGGCCGCAGCGGCCATCATCAATCTCTGGCTTATGATCCGCTGCGCGCAGATCCGCGTATCCGCCAAGGTTGCCCATGGGGACGGCGGCAACGTGCTTCTGGGCCGACGCATGCGGGCCCATTCGAACTTCATTGAAAACGCACCGCTGGTGCTGATCCTGATTGGCGCGATCGAACTGACCGGAAAAGGCGGCACATGGCTTGCGCTGGTCGCCGCCGTTTACCTGCTGGCGCGCGTGGCGCATCCGTTCGGAATGGACCGCGACGGCGCCAACGTCCTGCGTGCGGGCGGCACCATGGTCACCATGCTGACACTGATTGGACTGGCCACCATGGCAGTCCTGATATCGCTGGGAAAATTCTGAGGATCAACGTGTGGCGCGCGCTCAGGCGCGCGCCATCACCGAATCCGCTACGAACGGATTGGTCCGCCGTTCCTGACCGAATGTGCTGACCGCACCATGGCCGGGGATAAATGTCACATCCTGGCCCAGCGGCCAGAGCTTCTGCGTGATCGAATCGAGCAGATCCTGATGATTGCCGAGCGGAAAATCCGTGCGACCGATCGATCCCTGAAACAAAACGTCACCCACCACCGCAAACTGTGAAGGCGCGTGATAGAACACGACATGCCCCGGCGTGTGCCCCGGGCAATGGATCACATCCAGTTCAAGATCACCCACCGTCACCTTGTCCCCATCGACAAGCCAGCGGTTGGGTTCGAACACTTCGCCATGCATGCCGTATTGCGCGCCATCATCGCCCAGGCGCGCGATCCAGAAACGATCCGCTTCGTGCGGCCCCTCGATTTCGAGTCCGAGCTCTTTCGCGAGAATGCCGGTCTGCCCGCAATGATCGAGATGACCATGCGTGACGAGCAGTTTCTCGAGTGTCACGCCAGCCTTTTCCACAGCCGCCTTGAGCCGGTCGAGATCGCCGCCCGGATCGATCAGCGCCCCCTTCATGGTCTTGGTGCACCAGATCAGCGAACAATTCTGCTGGAGGGGCGTAACGGGGATGATCGCCGCACGCATCGGAGGTTCAGGTCTATCGGACATGGCCCGGATGTGGCGTCAGCGCGATACGATTGCAAGCGCCCTGCATCGCAACCCACACCGTGTATCCCCTCAGGTTACAGCCGCCCGCCTTTCCAGACCACGCGGCCGATCACCTCGATATCCGTCAGGGCGACATCGATCGGCGGGTAGGATTCGTTCACGCTTATCAAGCGTATTTCCCCGGCCTGCCCCTGCTGCACACGTTTGACATGCAGGGCGTCGCCAAGCCGCAGGACATGCACGCCATCGCGCAGCGGGCGCCAGGAATGATCGACGAGGATTTCATCCCCATCGCGCAACAATGGCTCCATCGAATCGCCCATGACCGAAATCAGCGAAAGGTCGCCCTGTTTCAGGCCCTGTTCCCGCAACCAGCGCCGGGAAAAGCCGAAACTGTCGAAAGGCAGTTCCTCACCCGCCAGCGCCCCCGGGCCGGCCGATGCCCCCAGTGCCAGTCTTGGCACGGCAACCCAATCCTGGGCCCTGAGGCGATTCGCGGTGTCCTCGCGGGAAATATCCTCTGCCCCGCCCAGTTCCGATTCGCGCACGCCGAAATAGCCCGCCAGTGTTCGGCGATCCCCCTCATCCAGCTTTCGCGGGCTTCCCTTTCGAATATACTGCTGCAAATACGATGGGTTACGCCCGATCATCTCGGACAAGGCCGTCAGGCTGACCTGACCCTTCTCCGCCAGTTCCAGCAATCGATTGCGCGCATCAGACATAGTGTGTTCCTAGGCACTTATCATTTTTCCTTCCTACACATAGGATTTTTCCTAGACAAGTAGGATTTCACGGGCGACGAATCCGGCATCACGAATCGCCAGTTGGGGAGGACGCATGTTGATCCGGAAGATTGAAAAGTTTCTGCGCCAGACCGGCATGCCGGCCACGAAGTTCGGTCGCCTCGCGACGCATGACCCCCGTTTCGTGCTCGACCTCCGCAACGGACGAATCCCCCGCGAACGCGTGGAAAAACAGGTGGAACATTTCATGAACATTTACACATCTTCGGAAGCAGGAAGCCCTACCCATGCGCGCTGAAACAATTGTCTCCGTCCCCCGCGTGCGCCGCCGCACCATCGCCGATCGCCTGTGCGACAGCGTGGTGGCACTGGCACGTCATCAGGGCCACATCCTGTCCCACAAGGAAATCCCGTGGGCGAGCATCACCTTCGCCGGTGCGCGGCACCGCATCATGTTGCTGTTCGAAGGGTGCCCCGCCATCGCAACCGGGGAGGAATTCATCGATGCCCTTCCCGAGCACGAGTTCACACTGCCCGGCCAACTCGTGGCAGAGGCGCAGGTGGTGGCGGTGGACCATCGGCTTGCGCCCGATGCCCGGCTGATCGTGACAGTGGAAATCCTGCTTCTGGACGATGCCTGATGGCGTCAGTAGCCCAGAGCAGGATCGAACAGTGGCCGGGGCGGCTGGCCCGAGCGGTAGATGTCCAGATTGGCCAGAAGCCGCTCGGTCGTATCGGCAAACGCGCTGGTCTGCGACCGACCGGTCAGGTGCATGGTAATATGCACGTTGTCGAACGACCACAGCGGATCATCGGCAGGCAAGGGTTCAGGCTCGGTAACGTCCAGCATGGCTCCGCCGATCCGCATGTCCGCCAACGCCTCCGTCAGCGCCTGCTGATCCACCAGCGTACCGCGCGCGATATTCACCAGAATGGCGTCGGATTTCATCGCAGCCAATTCCTCGGCACCGATCATGTGGCGGGTATCGGCAGTGGCAGGAGCAGCCAGAATGACCCAGTCGAATTCGCCCAGACGGGGACGCCAGTCATCGAGACCGAGCAGCCCATCGCCGCCCGAACGGGTCACCCCCACGACCTCCACATCGAAGGCCGTCAGACGGCGGGCCAGTTCGCGCCCAATAGCCCCGAACCCCACAATCAGAGCCCGGCTGCCCGCCAACTGCCGCTTGCCCGGTGAATCCTGCAACCATTCGCGCCGGTCCTGCGCATGGAGCACCTGCCGAAATCCCTTGGCCAGCGCCAGCATGCCCATGACGGTATATTCCGCGATCGGTGCGGAGGTGAGCCCCGATCCCTTGGTGATCATCACCCCGCGTCCGGTCAGCATATCCAGCGGCATATAATCGAGCCCGGCGCTCATCGTGATCAGCCAACGCAGCTTTTCCGCGCGCTGGAAGGCTTCCAGCATGGGGCCGATGCCTTCGTTGAAATAATCGAACCAGCCGATTTCGGCGTCTGCCGCCAGAGCGACCAGTTCATCACCGGTGTTGAAAAAACGGGCATCGAGCCAATCCGGCAAACGCCCTTCGACCAGAGGCCTGATCTGGCCGGGAAATACAGCGATAGTCATGCCAGCAGCTTAGCCGGGGCATCCGGGCAAAGTCGAGTGGCCGGGAAAAATCCTTTCCGCCCGATATTTTACCGTCCGGCCTTGCGATGCGCGGCAATGGCATCGCGCAAGGCCGCCTTCACACCCTTGGCCATGGAATCATACGTCAGGTCATCGATCAGCCACTTGCCGCCTTCCTTGACCATGGCCAGTTGCATGGCGCGCGGTGGGCCGCCAAACCCCAGATCGACTTTTGCATCGACGGTGGCAGTGGCTTGCCCCTCGGTGAAATGCGGCGCCAGGGCCAGCTTGAACAGTGCCGAATCGAAATCCTGACAGTCACAGAACCAGCCGCCCCCGTTGAGGTCTTCCACCTCATCGCCGCTGAGCCCCTTTTCCCACGCCGCGATCAATTTGGTCGTTTCAGTCGAAAATATCGGCCGTTCCCAATCCGCAACCGGGTTATCGTCGCCATCATCAAGGTAACTGGCAAAGGCGGCATGCGCGGCGGCCGTGAGGTCTTCCCTGTCTCCGGCATGGAGAGCCATAGGGGCCAGTGCCAGTGCTGCGGCTGCGCAAAGGGAGAAAATTCGCATTATCCCAGCTTCCATTCCCAACCCAACGGATCGCCATCCATGATGTCGACACCTTTGCCCGCCAGTTCATCGCGAATGGCATCGGATGTTGCGAAGTCCTTGTCTGCGCGGGCAATTTTGCGCCGTTCGAGAGCAAGGTCAATCTCTGCTTCATCCATCTGTGCAATTCGCGGCCGAATCCGCAGATCCTCGCGTAGCGGCAGGGCAATGCCGAGCGCCGCCATCATCGCACCGATCAACGCCGCTTTTTGCGCAGCGTCGACTTTCTTCACGCTCACCACTTCTTCCAGCACCGTCAGGGCGACAGGGGTATTGAGATCGTCGGCCAGCGCCGCATCGAATTTCTCGAGCAGTGGGGTCAGTTTGGGATGCGTCACCACGGCGGCCGTTGCCGCGCGCGTCGCCCCGTCGGGGATGTCGTCAATCACCGTGCGTGCGGCGGCCAACAGCCGCTTCAGCCGGGTCAGCGCAGCCCCCAGCCCTTCCCAGCTGAATTCCAGTTCGCTGCGATAATGCGCCTGCAGGCACATCATGCGGTAGGCATGCGGATGGTATCCCTTGTCGATCAGCAATTGCAGCCGAAGGAATTCTCCGCTCGACTTACTCATCTTGCCGCTGCGTTCGACCAGGAAATTGTTGTGCATCCACAACCGGGCTCCGCTGTTGGCGGGCACATCCAGCCCATTGGTGCAGCAGTAGGCCTGATTCTGTGCGATTTCGTTGGGATGGTGGATTTCGCGATGATCGATCCCGCCCGTGTGGATATCGAACGGAAAACCGAGCACCGCCCCCGACATGACCGAGCATTCGAGATGCCAGCCCGGCGCGCCCCGGCCCCAGGGTGAATCCCATTCCATCTGGCGCGTTTCACCTGCCGGTGTCTTGCGCCAGATCGCGAAGTCGGCGGCATGGCGTTTACCCTCCACCTTCTCGATCCGCCCTTCACCTTCATCATCAGAAGCCGCACGGGCCAGCCGCCCGTAATCGGCCACGCTGGAAACATCGAAATAGAGGCCGCTGTCCAATTCGTAGCAGTGCTTTTCGGCAATCGATTGCGCGAAGGCGATCATCTGCGGAACGTAATCGGTGGCGATCGTCCATTCCGCAGGCTGCCGGATATTAAGCGCCCGGATATCGGCCCAATAGGCCTCGGTATAATGCTGGGCGATGTCCCAGATGGACTGCGCCCGTTCGGCGGCCATCTTCTCCATCTTGTCTTCCCCGGCATCGGCGTCATCCGTCAGATGGCCGACATCGGTGATATTGATGACATGGGTCAGCTTGTATCCGTTCCAGCTGAGTGTGCGGCCCAGCAGATCGGCGAAGACATAGGCACGCATATTGCCGATATGCGGATAGTTGTAGACTGTCGGGCCGCAGGAATAGACGCGCGCTTCGCCTGGGTGGACGGGCTCAAACGTTTCGAGCTGGCGGGTCAGGCTGTTGAACAGCTTCAGAGGCGCGGTGTCTTGCATGGGGCCGGACTTACGCACCGCCTTCCAAAGGTCAAGCGGGCAAGATCACCGGGCAACTGACCACAACAGCAAGCCCACCCCCAGCATGACCAGCGTCAGCC
This genomic window from Caenibius tardaugens NBRC 16725 contains:
- the plsX gene encoding phosphate acyltransferase PlsX, with amino-acid sequence MSLPRIAVDAMGGDEGVRVMVEGAALARRHHDRFKFLLVGDEARIKRALENHPNMHAASEILHAEDVVSGDEKPTQALRRARTTSMGLAINAVKQGDAGAAVSAGNTGALMAMAKLALRTMPGIDRPALAARIPTLGENDVIMLDLGANTECDARNLVQFAVMGAAYSRIITGLDAPRVRLLNIGTEEIKGTDELQKAAAHLRAATGLSLHFEGFVEADKINRGDVEVVVTDGFSGNIALKALEGAARFVGDLLKRSFRSSLRSKFGFLISRPATELIRHHLDPNNHNGAVFLGLNGIVVKSHGSANAAGVANAVAVTARLLEENLTERIMADLAELQTGAVNGQAGASAGQQGDASK
- the rpmF gene encoding 50S ribosomal protein L32 produces the protein MAVPKRKVSPHRRGNRRAHDALKVEAFHECSNCGELKRPHNLCSHCGHYNGREILAVGL
- a CDS encoding MAPEG family protein, producing MILTTTLSAAAAAAIINLWLMIRCAQIRVSAKVAHGDGGNVLLGRRMRAHSNFIENAPLVLILIGAIELTGKGGTWLALVAAVYLLARVAHPFGMDRDGANVLRAGGTMVTMLTLIGLATMAVLISLGKF
- a CDS encoding MBL fold metallo-hydrolase; the protein is MSDRPEPPMRAAIIPVTPLQQNCSLIWCTKTMKGALIDPGGDLDRLKAAVEKAGVTLEKLLVTHGHLDHCGQTGILAKELGLEIEGPHEADRFWIARLGDDGAQYGMHGEVFEPNRWLVDGDKVTVGDLELDVIHCPGHTPGHVVFYHAPSQFAVVGDVLFQGSIGRTDFPLGNHQDLLDSITQKLWPLGQDVTFIPGHGAVSTFGQERRTNPFVADSVMARA
- a CDS encoding S24 family peptidase; translation: MSDARNRLLELAEKGQVSLTALSEMIGRNPSYLQQYIRKGSPRKLDEGDRRTLAGYFGVRESELGGAEDISREDTANRLRAQDWVAVPRLALGASAGPGALAGEELPFDSFGFSRRWLREQGLKQGDLSLISVMGDSMEPLLRDGDEILVDHSWRPLRDGVHVLRLGDALHVKRVQQGQAGEIRLISVNESYPPIDVALTDIEVIGRVVWKGGRL
- a CDS encoding D-2-hydroxyacid dehydrogenase — encoded protein: MTIAVFPGQIRPLVEGRLPDWLDARFFNTGDELVALAADAEIGWFDYFNEGIGPMLEAFQRAEKLRWLITMSAGLDYMPLDMLTGRGVMITKGSGLTSAPIAEYTVMGMLALAKGFRQVLHAQDRREWLQDSPGKRQLAGSRALIVGFGAIGRELARRLTAFDVEVVGVTRSGGDGLLGLDDWRPRLGEFDWVILAAPATADTRHMIGAEELAAMKSDAILVNIARGTLVDQQALTEALADMRIGGAMLDVTEPEPLPADDPLWSFDNVHITMHLTGRSQTSAFADTTERLLANLDIYRSGQPPRPLFDPALGY
- a CDS encoding DUF3828 domain-containing protein, with amino-acid sequence MRIFSLCAAAALALAPMALHAGDREDLTAAAHAAFASYLDDGDDNPVADWERPIFSTETTKLIAAWEKGLSGDEVEDLNGGGWFCDCQDFDSALFKLALAPHFTEGQATATVDAKVDLGFGGPPRAMQLAMVKEGGKWLIDDLTYDSMAKGVKAALRDAIAAHRKAGR
- the cysS gene encoding cysteine--tRNA ligase, which produces MQDTAPLKLFNSLTRQLETFEPVHPGEARVYSCGPTVYNYPHIGNMRAYVFADLLGRTLSWNGYKLTHVINITDVGHLTDDADAGEDKMEKMAAERAQSIWDIAQHYTEAYWADIRALNIRQPAEWTIATDYVPQMIAFAQSIAEKHCYELDSGLYFDVSSVADYGRLARAASDDEGEGRIEKVEGKRHAADFAIWRKTPAGETRQMEWDSPWGRGAPGWHLECSVMSGAVLGFPFDIHTGGIDHREIHHPNEIAQNQAYCCTNGLDVPANSGARLWMHNNFLVERSGKMSKSSGEFLRLQLLIDKGYHPHAYRMMCLQAHYRSELEFSWEGLGAALTRLKRLLAAARTVIDDIPDGATRAATAAVVTHPKLTPLLEKFDAALADDLNTPVALTVLEEVVSVKKVDAAQKAALIGAMMAALGIALPLREDLRIRPRIAQMDEAEIDLALERRKIARADKDFATSDAIRDELAGKGVDIMDGDPLGWEWKLG